From the genome of Deinococcus sp. JMULE3, one region includes:
- the pckA gene encoding phosphoenolpyruvate carboxykinase (ATP), producing MSLTATNPLADLGIKTATIHLNPGVDALYADAIRLGEGVQAACGPLTVRTNKTGRSPKDRFIVEDDQTRDSVWWGGFNTPISPVVFDRLLDKMTRYAEGKELFVQQVYAGTDPRYRIGCRMVTEMAYHSLFIRNMFVRPTPEELADFHEDWTVLNIPSFKADPAVDGVRSDTFIIVNFTRKMIIAGGTQYAGENKKGIFGVLNYLLPEAGVMPMHCSANVGEGGDVALFFGLSGTGKTTLSADPSRKLIGDDEHGWTDSGVFNFEGGCYAKVINLNAEAEPAIHRTTRTYGTVLENVVLDAQGQPDLNDGSLTENTRSAYPIDQIDNVQPGSIAGHPKNVVFLTADAYGVLPPISRLSAEQTMYQFISGFTAKIPGTEDGVTEPSPTFSTCFGAPFMPRHPGEYARLLAQKVQQSGARVWLVNTGWSGGMYGQGKRMSIAHTRAMINAALSGALDDVPFEKEGFFDLEIPTSVPGVPEGVLNPRDAWADKGAYDQTARKLARMFRENFKRFEDGVDAAVTNSMPNPDTN from the coding sequence ATGAGCCTGACCGCGACCAACCCGCTGGCCGACCTCGGCATCAAGACCGCCACCATCCACCTCAACCCCGGCGTGGACGCCCTGTACGCCGACGCGATCCGCCTCGGCGAGGGCGTGCAGGCCGCCTGCGGCCCCCTCACGGTCCGCACCAACAAGACCGGCCGCAGCCCCAAGGACCGCTTCATCGTCGAGGACGACCAGACCCGCGACAGCGTCTGGTGGGGCGGGTTCAACACGCCCATCAGCCCGGTCGTGTTCGACCGCCTGCTGGACAAGATGACCCGCTACGCCGAAGGGAAGGAACTGTTCGTGCAGCAGGTGTACGCCGGGACCGACCCCCGCTACCGCATCGGCTGCCGCATGGTCACCGAGATGGCGTACCACTCGCTGTTCATCCGCAACATGTTCGTGCGCCCCACCCCTGAGGAACTCGCGGACTTCCACGAGGACTGGACGGTCCTGAACATCCCGTCCTTCAAGGCGGACCCCGCCGTGGACGGCGTGCGCAGCGACACGTTCATCATCGTGAACTTCACGCGGAAGATGATCATCGCGGGCGGCACCCAGTACGCCGGTGAGAACAAGAAGGGCATCTTCGGCGTGCTGAACTACCTGCTGCCCGAAGCGGGCGTCATGCCGATGCACTGCTCCGCGAACGTCGGCGAGGGCGGCGACGTGGCGCTGTTCTTCGGCCTGAGCGGCACCGGCAAGACCACCCTGAGCGCCGACCCCAGCCGTAAACTGATCGGCGACGACGAGCACGGCTGGACCGACAGCGGCGTGTTCAACTTCGAGGGCGGCTGCTACGCCAAGGTCATCAACCTGAACGCCGAGGCCGAACCCGCCATCCACCGCACCACCCGCACCTACGGCACCGTGCTGGAAAACGTGGTGCTCGACGCGCAGGGCCAGCCCGACCTGAACGACGGTTCGCTGACCGAGAACACCCGCAGCGCCTACCCCATCGACCAGATCGACAACGTGCAGCCCGGCTCCATCGCAGGGCACCCGAAGAACGTGGTGTTCCTGACCGCCGACGCGTACGGCGTGCTGCCCCCCATCAGCCGCCTCAGCGCCGAGCAGACCATGTACCAGTTCATCAGCGGCTTCACCGCGAAGATTCCCGGCACGGAAGACGGCGTGACCGAACCCAGCCCGACCTTCAGCACCTGCTTCGGCGCGCCCTTCATGCCCCGCCACCCGGGCGAGTACGCCCGCCTGCTGGCGCAGAAGGTGCAGCAGAGCGGCGCGCGCGTATGGCTGGTGAACACCGGCTGGAGCGGCGGCATGTACGGCCAGGGCAAACGCATGAGCATCGCCCACACCCGCGCCATGATCAATGCGGCGCTGTCCGGCGCGCTGGACGACGTGCCCTTCGAGAAGGAAGGTTTCTTCGACCTGGAGATCCCCACCAGCGTCCCCGGCGTGCCCGAGGGTGTCCTGAACCCCCGCGACGCCTGGGCGGACAAAGGCGCCTACGACCAGACGGCCCGCAAACTGGCCCGCATGTTCCGCGAGAACTTCAAACGCTTCGAGGACGGTGTGGACGCCGCCGTCACGAACAGCATGCCCAACCCCGACACGAACTAA
- a CDS encoding DeoR/GlpR family DNA-binding transcription regulator, giving the protein MIEGRRSEIVALVRQHGELGVTELSGLLGVSEVTVRSDLSALAAAGHVRRTRGRVSLPLDLRREAPLETSMREFAAAKRRIGQAAAGLVQSGDTVFLDVGSTTSEVARALSPSLQDVTVVTNGLNIALLLERLPGVRVIVTGGTLRPLQHSLVSPYALDVLRHIHADRLFLGCNGVHAGTGVTNANHEEAEVKRLMAEQAREVVVVADHRKLGVVSRAFITPLDRVSTLITDRAATSPPPDVLSAVKDVRVV; this is encoded by the coding sequence GTGATCGAAGGTCGGCGCAGCGAGATCGTGGCGCTGGTCCGCCAGCACGGCGAACTGGGCGTCACGGAACTCTCCGGGCTGCTGGGCGTCTCGGAGGTCACGGTCCGCAGTGACCTGAGCGCCCTGGCCGCCGCCGGGCACGTCCGCCGCACGCGCGGCCGGGTCAGCCTGCCGCTGGACCTGCGCCGCGAGGCCCCGCTGGAAACCAGCATGCGCGAGTTCGCGGCCGCCAAACGCCGCATCGGGCAGGCGGCAGCCGGGCTGGTGCAGAGCGGCGACACGGTGTTCCTGGATGTGGGCAGCACCACCTCCGAGGTGGCGCGGGCGCTGTCCCCCTCCCTGCAGGACGTGACGGTCGTGACGAACGGCCTGAACATTGCGCTGCTGCTGGAGCGCCTGCCGGGCGTGCGGGTCATCGTGACCGGCGGAACGCTCCGGCCCCTGCAGCACTCGCTGGTCAGCCCGTACGCCCTGGACGTGCTGCGCCACATTCACGCCGACCGGCTGTTCCTGGGCTGCAACGGCGTGCATGCCGGGACGGGCGTAACGAACGCGAACCACGAGGAGGCCGAGGTGAAGCGTCTGATGGCCGAGCAGGCACGCGAGGTGGTGGTCGTCGCGGATCACCGCAAGCTGGGCGTGGTCAGCCGGGCGTTCATCACGCCGCTGGACCGCGTGTCGACGCTGATCACGGACCGCGCCGCGACCTCTCCCCCGCCGGACGTGCTGAGCGCCGTGAAGGACGTGCGCGTGGTGTGA
- a CDS encoding FKBP-type peptidyl-prolyl cis-trans isomerase has translation MTAEGKTELKIDKYHEGTGAQAQAGKMVRVHYTGMLENGQKFDSSRDRGEPIEFPLGVGYVIQGWDQGIAQLRVGDKAKLTIPAHLGYGAAGVPGVIPGGATLVFDVELMDVR, from the coding sequence ATGACCGCTGAAGGGAAGACGGAACTGAAGATCGACAAGTACCACGAGGGGACCGGCGCGCAGGCGCAGGCCGGGAAGATGGTCCGCGTGCACTACACCGGCATGCTGGAAAACGGGCAGAAGTTCGACAGCAGCCGCGACCGTGGCGAACCCATCGAGTTCCCGCTGGGCGTCGGGTACGTGATCCAGGGCTGGGATCAGGGCATCGCGCAGCTGCGCGTGGGCGACAAGGCCAAGCTGACCATCCCCGCCCACCTGGGGTACGGCGCGGCGGGCGTTCCCGGCGTGATCCCCGGCGGCGCGACGCTGGTGTTCGACGTGGAACTGATGGACGTCCGCTGA